One window from the genome of Amycolatopsis sp. NBC_01480 encodes:
- a CDS encoding ArsR/SmtB family transcription factor, with translation MADTAHLTPLVHPARDEMTVEAVLRALADPVRLGIVRQLAAAGTEVACGVLEVPVTKSTVTHHLGILRQAGVVAGRQEGTTRYNSLRRNDLDALFPGLLDGVLAARR, from the coding sequence GTGGCCGACACCGCGCACCTGACCCCGCTCGTCCATCCCGCCCGCGACGAGATGACCGTCGAGGCGGTGCTGCGCGCCCTCGCCGACCCCGTCCGGCTGGGGATCGTCCGCCAGCTCGCCGCGGCGGGCACCGAGGTCGCATGCGGCGTGCTCGAGGTGCCGGTGACGAAGTCCACAGTCACGCACCACCTCGGAATCCTGCGCCAGGCGGGCGTCGTCGCCGGCCGGCAGGAGGGCACCACGCGGTACAACTCGTTGCGCCGCAACGATCTTGACGCGCTCTTCCCGGGCCTGCTGGACGGCGTGCTGGCCGCGCGGCGCTAG
- a CDS encoding MFS transporter, producing MSTVPSSGTSRNAVLAFGAFGVGTSGYIVAGLLPSLTAELHISATAAAQLVTSFAIAYAIGSPLFAAATGRWERRSLLVAALVVTGLGNLFAAVAPGYTTLMIARVVTAVGAAVFTPGATAVAAELSTPERRGRAVATVFGGLTVALIFGVPLGSLISQQLDYEAAFLLVGVLSLAGAVAIRLVLPKVAAPPAVRLAERFAVARDKRVVALLVTTVLACLAAFMVYTLVSQLLAATAGVTGATVTILLFCYGIGGAVGNYVGGRVADRWGARVPILVVLAGITLVLVLLPLTTATVVGAAVTLFFWGMGTWAFSPPVQHRLIELSPGHAGLALSLNASAIYLGVGLSGVVGGAVLTSAGPKALPEIAAVLTAVAFAVMLFFWGARARAAAREEVAVG from the coding sequence ATGTCCACCGTCCCGTCCTCGGGCACGTCCCGGAACGCGGTGCTGGCGTTCGGCGCCTTCGGCGTCGGCACCAGCGGTTACATCGTCGCCGGGCTGCTGCCGTCGCTGACCGCGGAGCTGCACATCTCCGCGACGGCCGCCGCTCAGCTCGTCACGTCCTTCGCCATCGCGTACGCCATCGGCTCGCCGCTGTTCGCCGCGGCCACCGGCCGCTGGGAGCGCCGATCGCTGCTGGTCGCCGCGCTCGTCGTCACCGGCCTCGGCAACCTGTTCGCCGCTGTCGCGCCGGGTTACACCACGCTGATGATCGCGCGGGTGGTCACCGCCGTGGGCGCTGCGGTCTTCACGCCTGGCGCCACCGCGGTCGCCGCGGAGCTGTCCACTCCCGAGCGCCGCGGCCGCGCGGTCGCGACGGTGTTCGGCGGGCTGACCGTCGCGCTCATCTTCGGGGTGCCGCTCGGCAGCCTGATCTCGCAGCAGCTTGACTACGAAGCCGCGTTCCTGCTCGTCGGCGTGCTGTCGCTGGCCGGCGCGGTCGCCATCCGGCTCGTGCTGCCGAAGGTCGCCGCACCGCCGGCGGTGCGGCTGGCCGAGCGGTTCGCGGTCGCGCGGGACAAGCGCGTGGTCGCGCTGCTGGTGACCACCGTGCTCGCCTGCCTCGCCGCGTTCATGGTCTACACGCTGGTTTCGCAGCTGCTCGCCGCGACGGCCGGGGTCACCGGCGCGACCGTCACGATCCTGTTGTTCTGCTACGGCATCGGCGGCGCGGTCGGCAACTACGTCGGCGGCCGGGTGGCCGACCGGTGGGGCGCGCGCGTGCCGATCCTCGTGGTGCTGGCCGGGATCACCCTGGTGTTGGTGCTGCTGCCGTTGACCACCGCCACGGTGGTGGGCGCGGCCGTCACGCTGTTCTTCTGGGGCATGGGCACGTGGGCGTTCAGCCCGCCGGTGCAGCACCGGCTGATCGAGCTTTCGCCGGGTCACGCGGGCCTCGCGCTGTCGCTCAACGCCTCGGCGATCTACCTCGGCGTCGGGCTGTCCGGCGTCGTCGGCGGCGCGGTGCTGACTTCCGCGGGCCCGAAGGCGCTGCCGGAGATCGCCGCGGTGCTGACCGCCGTGGCGTTCGCCGTGATGCTGTTCTTCTGGGGCGCGCGGGCCCGCGCGGCGGCCCGTGAGGAGGTCGCCGTCGGCTGA
- a CDS encoding spermidine synthase: MAEVLDVVTGRGGELVLRRDGSAFEVIANGVFLMDTRNGESERLLVTGAADRLAPGATILIGGLGVGFSLRAALDHPNVDSVVVVEREAAVIEWNRGGPLRSVHDDALADPRVRVVEVDLVAWLRATEERFDALCLDIDNGPEWTVTEGNAELYAESGVGGLARLLRPGGVLAVWSAGAAPSFTDRLRTRFADVRTVEVPVPRGEPDVLWFARS; the protein is encoded by the coding sequence GTGGCTGAGGTGCTGGATGTGGTGACCGGCCGCGGCGGTGAGCTGGTGCTGCGGCGGGACGGGTCGGCGTTCGAGGTGATCGCCAACGGGGTTTTCCTGATGGACACGCGAAACGGGGAGTCGGAGCGGCTCCTCGTCACCGGCGCGGCCGACCGGCTGGCGCCCGGCGCGACCATCCTGATCGGCGGCCTCGGCGTCGGCTTCTCGCTGCGCGCCGCGCTGGATCACCCGAACGTCGACTCGGTGGTCGTGGTGGAGCGCGAGGCCGCGGTGATCGAGTGGAACCGCGGCGGCCCGTTGCGCTCGGTGCACGACGACGCGCTCGCGGACCCGCGCGTGCGCGTCGTCGAGGTAGACCTGGTGGCGTGGCTGCGTGCCACCGAGGAGCGATTCGACGCGCTGTGCCTGGACATCGACAACGGTCCGGAGTGGACGGTCACCGAAGGCAACGCCGAGCTGTACGCGGAGTCCGGAGTGGGCGGTCTGGCACGGCTGCTGCGCCCGGGCGGCGTGCTGGCCGTGTGGAGCGCGGGCGCGGCGCCGTCGTTCACGGACCGGCTGCGCACCCGGTTCGCCGACGTGCGGACCGTCGAGGTCCCGGTGCCGCGGGGAGAGCCGGACGTGCTGTGGTTCGCGCGCTCCTGA
- a CDS encoding NADP-dependent oxidoreductase: protein MSPITATAVRFHGYGEPSAVLREERAEVADPAEGRIRVRVTAAGLNPADWELCRGFMAGNLPRGIGYDVAGTVDAVGGGVEDVAVGDRVFGTADFIGQPSAGAAKFAILTSWYPVPEGLDPVEAAVLPMAVQTANWTLDALGLEAGNTLLVNGAGAMVGFAAVQIALRRGARVIATAGPTFADELTKLGAQVTSYGDGLADRVRELAGGPVDLVFDAPPPRPGSIAELITVVEEPSRVMTISNHEEARRLGARVNLDHATAPVPASTFLPQYAALAAEGAFRIPIARAYPLAEWRDAVELSVSGHPHGKVVLLP from the coding sequence ATGAGCCCCATCACCGCCACCGCCGTCCGGTTCCACGGGTACGGCGAGCCCTCGGCCGTACTGCGTGAGGAGCGCGCCGAAGTGGCCGACCCCGCGGAAGGCCGGATCCGGGTGCGGGTGACCGCCGCCGGGCTCAACCCGGCCGACTGGGAGCTCTGCCGCGGGTTCATGGCCGGGAACCTGCCGCGCGGCATCGGCTACGACGTCGCGGGCACGGTCGACGCCGTAGGCGGCGGGGTCGAGGACGTCGCCGTCGGGGACCGGGTCTTCGGGACGGCGGACTTCATCGGCCAGCCGAGCGCGGGCGCCGCCAAGTTCGCGATCCTCACCAGCTGGTACCCGGTGCCCGAGGGACTGGACCCGGTCGAGGCGGCCGTGCTGCCGATGGCCGTGCAGACCGCGAACTGGACGCTCGACGCGTTGGGCCTCGAAGCCGGGAACACGCTGCTGGTCAACGGGGCGGGCGCGATGGTCGGGTTCGCCGCCGTCCAGATCGCCCTGCGCCGCGGCGCCCGGGTCATCGCCACGGCCGGCCCCACCTTCGCCGACGAGCTCACGAAGCTGGGCGCCCAGGTCACCTCCTACGGCGACGGTCTGGCCGACCGAGTACGCGAACTCGCCGGCGGGCCGGTTGACCTCGTCTTCGACGCCCCGCCGCCGCGGCCCGGCTCGATCGCCGAGCTGATCACCGTCGTCGAGGAGCCGAGCCGGGTCATGACGATCAGCAACCACGAGGAGGCGCGACGGCTGGGCGCGCGCGTCAACCTCGACCACGCCACCGCACCGGTGCCGGCGTCGACCTTCCTGCCCCAGTACGCCGCCCTCGCGGCCGAAGGCGCGTTCCGCATCCCGATCGCGCGCGCCTACCCGCTGGCCGAATGGCGCGACGCCGTGGAACTCAGCGTTTCCGGCCACCCCCACGGCAAGGTCGTCCTGCTCCCCTAA
- a CDS encoding HhH-GPD-type base excision DNA repair protein: MTREVHLSGEAEADKLLSEDPVALLVGMLLDQQIPMEVAFIGPRKIADRMDGFDVRKIAEADPEQFVELCVTPPAIHRYGGSMGRRVQALCQFIMENYDGDAEAIWTSGRPKPDGPEVLKRLKALPGYGEQKAKIFLALLGKQYGVQPKGWRAAAGAYGDRGSRRSIADVINPKTLAEVRAFKKAAKAAAKEG, translated from the coding sequence ATGACGCGTGAAGTGCACCTGAGCGGTGAGGCCGAGGCCGACAAGCTGCTGAGCGAGGACCCGGTGGCGCTGCTCGTCGGGATGCTGCTGGACCAGCAGATCCCGATGGAGGTCGCGTTCATCGGGCCGCGCAAGATCGCGGACCGGATGGACGGGTTCGACGTGCGGAAGATCGCCGAGGCAGATCCCGAGCAGTTCGTCGAGCTGTGCGTCACGCCGCCCGCGATCCACCGTTACGGCGGCTCGATGGGGCGCCGCGTGCAGGCCCTGTGCCAGTTCATCATGGAGAACTACGACGGCGACGCCGAGGCGATCTGGACGTCCGGCCGGCCCAAGCCGGACGGCCCGGAGGTGCTCAAGCGGCTCAAGGCCCTGCCCGGTTACGGCGAGCAGAAGGCCAAGATCTTCCTTGCGCTGCTGGGGAAGCAGTACGGCGTGCAGCCGAAGGGCTGGCGCGCCGCCGCCGGCGCGTACGGCGACCGCGGCTCACGTCGTTCGATCGCCGACGTGATCAACCCCAAGACCCTGGCGGAGGTCCGCGCGTTCAAGAAGGCCGCGAAGGCCGCCGCCAAGGAAGGCTGA
- a CDS encoding AraC family transcriptional regulator gives MTVSAWRPQVPGIAEVFHARFVDHAYPVHTHDTWTLLIVDDGAIRYDLDRHHHGALGAAVTLLPPNVAHDGRAATSHGFRKRVLYLDADVLGEDLIGAAVDRPSLADGLLRTRVHQLHETLANPEPLEAESRLVLVAERLRAHLGAPEPVNAPKGLAENLRDLLDDRLPEALTLAEAADTLGAHPVHLVRSFGRRFGLPPHRYVTGRRVDRARRLLLDGTPPADVAAAAGFTDQAHLTRHFKRYLGTTPGRFARR, from the coding sequence ATGACCGTCTCGGCGTGGCGCCCGCAGGTGCCCGGCATCGCCGAGGTGTTCCACGCCCGCTTCGTCGACCACGCCTACCCCGTGCACACCCACGACACCTGGACGCTGCTGATCGTCGACGACGGCGCCATCCGTTACGACCTCGACCGTCACCACCACGGCGCGCTCGGCGCCGCCGTCACGCTGCTGCCCCCGAACGTCGCCCACGACGGGCGCGCGGCCACCAGCCACGGCTTCCGGAAACGCGTGCTCTACCTCGACGCCGACGTGCTCGGCGAGGACCTGATCGGCGCCGCCGTCGACCGGCCGAGCCTCGCGGACGGGCTGTTGCGCACCCGCGTCCACCAGCTGCACGAGACGCTCGCGAACCCCGAGCCGCTCGAGGCGGAGAGCCGTCTTGTCCTTGTCGCCGAACGCCTTCGCGCGCACCTCGGCGCGCCAGAACCCGTCAACGCGCCCAAAGGCCTGGCCGAAAACCTGCGCGATCTGCTCGACGATCGCCTGCCCGAAGCATTGACCCTCGCCGAAGCCGCCGACACCCTCGGCGCGCACCCGGTGCACCTCGTGCGGTCCTTCGGGCGACGGTTCGGGCTGCCACCGCACCGGTACGTCACCGGCCGTCGCGTCGACCGCGCCCGGCGGCTGCTGCTGGACGGCACCCCGCCCGCGGACGTCGCGGCCGCTGCCGGCTTCACCGACCAGGCCCACCTGACGCGGCACTTCAAGCGCTACCTGGGCACCACGCCCGGCCGCTTCGCCCGGCGCTGA
- a CDS encoding DUF2000 domain-containing protein: MTRFDTKIAVLLRDDLASWQRLNVTAFLVSGIAHATPELLGEPYSDADGTEYLPMFGQPVLVFSGTAETLTTAHRRALDRGLRIPIFTEELFQTGNDADNRAAVRAVPREKLALAGLAVHGPKNAVDKILKGAELHR; encoded by the coding sequence ATGACCCGATTCGACACGAAGATCGCCGTGCTGCTCCGGGACGACCTCGCCTCGTGGCAGCGCCTGAACGTCACCGCGTTCCTGGTGAGCGGAATCGCCCACGCGACGCCCGAACTCCTCGGCGAGCCCTACTCCGACGCCGACGGCACCGAGTACCTGCCGATGTTCGGCCAGCCGGTGCTGGTTTTCTCCGGCACCGCCGAAACCCTTACGACGGCCCATCGCCGGGCCCTGGACCGCGGCCTGCGCATCCCGATCTTCACCGAGGAGCTCTTCCAGACGGGCAACGACGCCGACAACCGGGCTGCCGTCCGCGCGGTGCCTCGGGAGAAGCTCGCGCTGGCGGGATTGGCTGTCCACGGGCCGAAAAACGCGGTGGACAAGATCCTCAAGGGCGCGGAACTCCACCGCTGA
- a CDS encoding class I SAM-dependent methyltransferase: MSELFDALAPGYDDDAFHPLVAETLVNGLAPEPSLLVDVATGTGAAAFAALRLSPGSVLAVDISPAMIELAAAKAPSLDPDGRISWQVAPGVPLPLEDDSADAVVCASALHFLGPAALADWRRVLRPGGQVAFSVPSVHRFQTSDSFASVVAADLQMPGDLSEAAALATSAGFREATADTVTSTAGGRTRSVFVVHAVV; encoded by the coding sequence GTGAGTGAACTCTTCGACGCACTGGCCCCCGGTTACGACGACGACGCCTTCCACCCGCTGGTGGCCGAGACCCTGGTCAACGGATTGGCTCCCGAACCGTCCCTGCTGGTCGACGTGGCGACCGGAACGGGCGCGGCGGCCTTCGCGGCGCTGAGGCTTTCGCCCGGTTCGGTGCTCGCGGTGGACATCTCGCCGGCGATGATCGAGCTGGCCGCCGCGAAGGCCCCTTCGCTGGACCCGGACGGCCGGATCTCATGGCAGGTCGCCCCCGGCGTGCCGCTACCGCTGGAGGACGACTCGGCCGACGCCGTCGTCTGTGCCTCCGCCCTGCACTTCCTGGGCCCCGCAGCCCTGGCCGACTGGCGGCGCGTGCTGCGGCCGGGTGGGCAGGTGGCGTTCAGCGTGCCTTCGGTCCACCGGTTCCAGACCTCGGACTCGTTCGCTTCGGTGGTGGCGGCCGACCTGCAGATGCCGGGCGACCTGAGCGAGGCCGCGGCGCTGGCGACGTCGGCAGGCTTCCGCGAGGCGACTGCCGACACGGTGACCAGTACTGCGGGCGGGCGGACGCGGTCGGTGTTTGTAGTGCATGCGGTGGTTTAG
- a CDS encoding DUF2203 domain-containing protein — protein sequence MGLFTVADARAELARLRPVLDELVRVRADAAELAASLRTGGRDTDLGGLPEWKAAQARLDDLMTTVQRTGAELKGFAPLLVDFPAELDGVDVLLCWLEGDPELSWYHRTDLGFAGRRPLS from the coding sequence ATGGGACTGTTCACCGTGGCCGACGCCCGCGCCGAACTCGCCCGGCTGCGCCCCGTGCTCGACGAGCTGGTGCGGGTGCGCGCCGACGCCGCGGAGCTGGCCGCGTCGCTGCGGACGGGCGGGCGGGACACCGACCTCGGCGGCCTGCCCGAGTGGAAGGCCGCGCAGGCCCGTCTCGACGACCTGATGACCACGGTCCAGCGCACCGGCGCCGAGCTGAAGGGTTTCGCACCGCTGCTGGTGGACTTCCCCGCGGAGCTCGACGGCGTGGACGTGCTGCTGTGCTGGCTCGAGGGCGACCCCGAGCTGTCCTGGTACCACCGCACCGATCTCGGCTTCGCGGGCCGGCGGCCGTTGAGCTGA